GAGTTCGTTAAAATCAAAGGTGTGCTGCCCTTTGAAGGTTTTAAAATTTTCAAGAATCAGGCTGTCGAGCTGGTAATTTTTCATAATTCACGTTGTTGCTTTGGTTGAAGCAAAAATACAACTTTCGACTTAACCTCTGATAATGCGTGATAGTGTTGGTTTTTGTTCGGATTAAAATTTTTGGCATCCTTTTTAACTTGCTATTTTTGCAGTATAAACTTTTGATAAACGACAAACTAAAAATATGAAAAACGAAATTATCAACCTTACCCCCGACGTGAAATGGATTGGCGTGAAAGACCCTGACCTGGCGACTTTCGACGTGGTGATGGAAACCAAATACGGCACTACTTACAACAGCTACTTTATAGATGCCGACAAGAAAACGATTGTAGAAGCTACTAAAGAAAATTTCTGGGATGAGTATCTGGCCAAGATCCAGGAGGTGTGCAACCCTGCCGACCTGCAGTACATCATCGTAAACCACAGCGAACCCGATCACTCAGGCAACCTTAAAAACCTGCTAAACATTGCTACCAACGCCACGGTGGTAGGCACCGGCAACGCCATCCGCTACCTGCGCGACCTGATGGGAATGGATTTTAAAAACCTCGCGGTGAGAGACGGCGACACACTCGACCTCGGCAACAAGACGCTGCGTTTTATCAGCGCGCCCAACCTGCACTGGCCCGACACCATGTTCACGTGGCTCGAAGAAGACAAGGTGCTTTTCACCTGCGACTGCTTTGGCGCTCACTATAGCAGCAAGCATCATTTCGACGACGAGATCACCGACCGCTCGGCTTACGAAGAATCGTTCAAATATTATTTCGATGTCATCCTGGCTCCTTACAGCAAGTTTATGCTCAAAGCCATCGACAAAATCAAGGAGCTGCCCATCAGCATGATTGCCACAGGTCATGGCCCGATTCTGCGTAGCGACTGGAAGAAAAAGGTGGAGCTTTCGCGCCAATATGCCGAAGAAGCTATGAAGAAACCAGCCAGACCAGTCGTCTTCATTCCGTACGTAAGCGCTTATCAAAAAACCGGGAAGGTGGCCAATCTGCTCGCGGAGGGTGTGCGCCAGGCCGGCGACATCGAGGCGCACGTGCTCGACATCGAGCTGGCGCCGCTGGGCGAAGTAGATCAGAACATCGCGCACGCCTCGGCTTACCTCATCGGCTCGCCCACCATCAACAAAAACATTCTGCTGCCTATCTACAAATGCTTTGCGCTGATCAACCCCATCCGCGACAAAGGCAAACCTGCTGCCGGATTTGGTTCCTTCGGCTGGAGCGGCGAGGCTAAAAAGATCATCCGTACCAACCTGGAAAATTTGAATCTTTCGGTTTTTGATGAAGAGATGTTTGTAAAGTTTACTCCCAACCAGGAAGACAGCGAACGGGCAGTGGCTTTTGGAAAAGCATTTGGAGAAACTGTACTGGCGCAAAACGACAAGACAGCCGATAAGGAATAGAGATAAAGATTATTGAAAACCACTCGCTTTCGCTAAATTAATGAACGCGAACGAAGCCTTGGATACCACCCAAATGATTTCGGATAACTTTGGAAAGAGCAAAAGGGGCGGTCGGGCGCTACAATAAAGATTTCGAAAAACCCGTTGATTGGCTGGGTAATATTTTGTTTTCATATGTTTAGGGTGGCTAAGTCGATCACAGGTTTTTAAACCTTTTAGGCTTAGCCACTGTTTTTTAGCAGATATTGCGAAAATTAATTACATACATCATCACATTGAACCATCGATTCACTTTCCTGCTGCTGATAATATTCTCGCTTACGCTGATGTCGGCGTGCAACGTCGAACGCAAGCTGGCCAACGATTTCCTTAATCACCGCGATAGCCTGAGTGTGATGATCATTGAGCCGGGTTTTCTTTTTAAAACCAACCTGAAGGAACCTGCGATAGAGGGCTTTGATGCGCTAAGCGCTGAGGCGCAGCAGCAGATTCTTTACGACAGCAGCCTTTTCCTGCAACACATCACCGACAGTGTCTTCATCCAATACTACATCACCAGCCTGGTGCAAACGCTGGAGGGATATGGCATCAAAACCATGAGCCAGCATCAGCTACCAGATTTTCTTACTACACATGGACACGCCTGGCAGGTGACTCTGGTTCAGCTGGAACTAGAAGAAAGCCTGATGCCGTATCGTGAACAGGAGGTTTTTGATGATTCGGTAGTTTATTTTGAAGATTTTGAATTGCAAAAGGCCAGCCTCAACAGTTGGTTTGAAATTGTAAAAGTGAACAATCACCAGGAAACTTCTGAAGTGCTTTATGCAAGTCACTACTTTACGGATGAACTGGAGGGGCGCTTCGCTGAGAATATTTTCACCGGTGAGGTTACCTTCCGTTACAACCTGCTTCCACTGGAGATGGACGACATTTACACGCTGGCTTCAGAGACAGGAGCCACTTACGCCGGCTATATTTTTGATTACCTGATGAATTATTACATCCTGAAAAATCTCCCAACCGACCAAACGCTACGCTCCCTGATTCACTACGATCACGACAGCAGGATGCTTTCCCCGGCAGGCAACCAGCGCTTTATTTTTCTGGATGAATAGCTTTACTTTTTCAATGATTACATAATCTTAACATCAACGGCTTATTATTAAAAACTACTTTTGCCGCCATTTTTAGGCTAAAGTTTGATTTATTTGATTCATAGCCTCTTAATGACATTTTACCTGATAATTATTAAAACATCATGACATTATCTAAACTGAGAAATATCGGTATCGCAGCTCACATCGATGCCGGCAAAACCACCGTCACTGAACGCATCCTTTTTTTTACGGGCGCCACCCGCAAGCTCGGCGAAACACACGACGGGCAAGCCACCATGGACTTTATGAAGCAAGAGCAGGAGCGAGGAATCACTATCGCTTCGGCGGCCATCTCGTGCCACTGGAAAGACTCTAACATCAACATCATCGACACGCCGGGACACGTGGATTTCACCATTGAGGTGGAACGCTCGCTGCGCGTCATCGACGGCATGGTAGCGGTCTTTTGCGCCGTAGGTGGTGTAGAGCCGCAAAGCGAAACGGTGTGGAACCAGGCCGACCGCTACCGCGTGCCCCGCATTGCTTTTATTAATAAAATGGATCGTACCGGTGCCGACTTTTTTGAAGTAGCGAAACAGATGAACGAATTTCTGGATGCCAACGCAGTGCCTTTTCAGTTGCCTATGGGAAGTGAAGAAGATTTTACCGGACTCATCGATGTCATCCGCCAGAAAGCATATATTTTTGAAGAATCAAAACGGCACGAGACCGAAATCCCTGCAGAATACGTTGAAGCAGCGCGCGATGCACGTACCCTGCTGATAGAAAAAGTTGCCGACTTCGACGCAGAAGTCACCGAACTATACCTTGAGGAGAAGGAAATACCCGACGAGTTGCTGCAAAGAGCAGCCCGTACCGCCACTCTCAAGCTGGTGATAACACCTGTATTTACCGGTGCAGCATACAAAAATAAAGGCATTCAGCTGTTACTCGACGCCGTAATTGACTATCTGCCCTCACCCCTCGATGTGGGTGCTGTAATAGGAATGGATGTGGACGATCACACCAAATCGCATACACGCGCTCCGTCGGCCAAGGAGTCTTTCTCAGCACTGGCATTCAAACTGATCAACGACCCTTATGTGGGACAACAAACATTTGTACGCGTTTTCTCAGGTCGCCTCGAAAGCGGCATGCAGATACTCAACTCTACCAAAGGCAAAAATGAACGCATCGGCAGGATTTTGAAAATTCGCGCCAAAGACCGCGAAGAGGTGTCTTACGCCGGACCCGGCGAAATTGTTGCATTGGTCGGACTTAAACTCACCAAAACCGGCGACACGCTTTGCGACAAAGACGCACCCCTGCTGCTCGAATCGATACACGTGCCACCTTCGGTGATAGAACTGAAAGTAACTCCTGAAAAACGCAAAGACCAAAGCAAACTGGGCGAAGCACTGGCCAAACTCTCCAACGAAGACCCGTCGTTTCACGCCCGCTACGACGACGAAACCGAGGAAACGATAATTTCGGGCATGGGCGAGCTGCACCTCGAAATTATCGTTGACCGTATAAAAGATGAATTTAGCATCCCGGTTGTGGTTGGTGAACCATCGGTAGCATATCGCGAAACCATTACTACCGAAACGGTGAGCAACTACAAACACGCTAAGCAAACAGGTGGCAGAGGACAATTTGCCCACATCGTTATCCGTCTGGAACCCAACAAAGACAAAGGTTACGAATTTATTGATTACATCAAAGGCGGTGTGATTCCGGGCGAATATATTCCTTCTGTCAACAAAGGTATCCGCAAAATACTGGGCAGAGGCGTATTGGCCGGCTATCCGGTGATAGATGTAAAGGTGGTGCTGCTCGACGGCAGCTTCCATCCTGTGGATTCGTCGGATATGGCTTTCCAGACTTGCGCAGCCATCGCTTTCCGCAATGGTTTTATGAAAGCCGATCCTGTTCTACTCGAGCCAGTGATGCATGTAGAAGTGAACGTTCCCGACGACTATATCGGCAACGTGGTGGGCGACCTCAACAAACGTCGTGGCAAAATAGAGTCGATGCGCCGCCACCGCAAAGGATCGCAGAAACTTACCGGCACCGTGCCACTGATGGAGATGTTTGGCTATGCCACTACTTTGCGCAACATCTCAAGCGGACGTGCCAACTACTCGATGGAATTTTCGAGATATGTGCCGGTGACAAAGGCTATTCAGGAAGAAATTCTGGAGAAAATAGCTGAAAAGAAAAGGCTGGAAAACGCATAGCATTTGCGACAAGCACATATTATTAAGGAGCCAGAAAAGAGTTTTGGATGTTTTTATGATCATCCAAAATTCCAACTCCGGCTCTTTTTTTTTAATACTTTGTGTGAAAAATTCAAATACAATCTGCAAATTCGCGGACAGTAAAACCATCCACTAATTCACACGAATTAAACTGATTAACACGAATTAAAAAATTAGCGGAAATTCGCCTAATTGGCGAAAATTCGTGGACAGTTTCAATTAGTTTTGCGCAAAGATTATGATCTGGAAAAAGGAAATAACGGGCATCGTGCTGGCGGGCGGCAAAAGCAGCCGCATGGGTCAGGAGAAAGGTTTGGCTGAGTTTGACGGCAAACCCATGATCGCTTATGCGCTTGAAGCACTTGCCCCTTTGTGCACCGAAATCCTCATCAGCAGCAACAGCAATGCCTACAATCATCTGGGTTATCGCGTTGTACCCGACATTATCGCTAACAGCGGACCGATGGGTGGCATCTATAGCTGTATGTTGCAAAGCCAGTTAGAAAAGAAAAAGTCCTTACCACAGAGGCACAAAGACACGGAGAAAAGTAAAGAATGGTTTTTTGTGCTTTCGTGCGATACACCACGCATTGGTTCAGAAATCGTGGCGCACATTATTTCCCTTTCGGA
This window of the Bacteroidales bacterium genome carries:
- a CDS encoding FprA family A-type flavoprotein, encoding MKNEIINLTPDVKWIGVKDPDLATFDVVMETKYGTTYNSYFIDADKKTIVEATKENFWDEYLAKIQEVCNPADLQYIIVNHSEPDHSGNLKNLLNIATNATVVGTGNAIRYLRDLMGMDFKNLAVRDGDTLDLGNKTLRFISAPNLHWPDTMFTWLEEDKVLFTCDCFGAHYSSKHHFDDEITDRSAYEESFKYYFDVILAPYSKFMLKAIDKIKELPISMIATGHGPILRSDWKKKVELSRQYAEEAMKKPARPVVFIPYVSAYQKTGKVANLLAEGVRQAGDIEAHVLDIELAPLGEVDQNIAHASAYLIGSPTINKNILLPIYKCFALINPIRDKGKPAAGFGSFGWSGEAKKIIRTNLENLNLSVFDEEMFVKFTPNQEDSERAVAFGKAFGETVLAQNDKTADKE
- the fusA gene encoding elongation factor G; translated protein: MTLSKLRNIGIAAHIDAGKTTVTERILFFTGATRKLGETHDGQATMDFMKQEQERGITIASAAISCHWKDSNINIIDTPGHVDFTIEVERSLRVIDGMVAVFCAVGGVEPQSETVWNQADRYRVPRIAFINKMDRTGADFFEVAKQMNEFLDANAVPFQLPMGSEEDFTGLIDVIRQKAYIFEESKRHETEIPAEYVEAARDARTLLIEKVADFDAEVTELYLEEKEIPDELLQRAARTATLKLVITPVFTGAAYKNKGIQLLLDAVIDYLPSPLDVGAVIGMDVDDHTKSHTRAPSAKESFSALAFKLINDPYVGQQTFVRVFSGRLESGMQILNSTKGKNERIGRILKIRAKDREEVSYAGPGEIVALVGLKLTKTGDTLCDKDAPLLLESIHVPPSVIELKVTPEKRKDQSKLGEALAKLSNEDPSFHARYDDETEETIISGMGELHLEIIVDRIKDEFSIPVVVGEPSVAYRETITTETVSNYKHAKQTGGRGQFAHIVIRLEPNKDKGYEFIDYIKGGVIPGEYIPSVNKGIRKILGRGVLAGYPVIDVKVVLLDGSFHPVDSSDMAFQTCAAIAFRNGFMKADPVLLEPVMHVEVNVPDDYIGNVVGDLNKRRGKIESMRRHRKGSQKLTGTVPLMEMFGYATTLRNISSGRANYSMEFSRYVPVTKAIQEEILEKIAEKKRLENA